The Gemmatimonadota bacterium genome includes a window with the following:
- the alaS gene encoding alanine--tRNA ligase, with amino-acid sequence MKSAAAAAVRSAFLEYFVERGHTARPSSSLVPADDPTLIFTNAGMVQFKGIFLGEEKVAFDRAVTSQRCVRAGGKHNDLEEVGRTARHHTFFEMLGNFSFGDYFKREAVGYAWELVTEVYGLDPDRLYATVHHTDDEAADYWSSQAGIPPERVHRLGDKDNFWQMADTGPCGPCSELHYDLRGSSAPPPSSTEEFVTLNDAGTILELWNLVFMQYDRSRTGELAPLPAQSVDTGAGLERFAAVLQGADSNFHTDLFAPLLARISDLVGRGYRKTDPESASFRVIADHARAVAFLLADGVVFRNEGRGYVLRRILRRAVRHAWLLGRREATLAPVVGRVVDTMAEAFPELDGRRGELVRATELEEERFLATIEGGIGRLSDLMAGSSGTISGSDAFKLYDTYGFPIDLTRIMAAEGGYGVDEAGFRVALEAQRERSRLSRASAADAVRHDWSPALDRVDSEAQSFVGYEVTEADTEVVAASLSEDRVSLILAANPFYREAGGQVSDTGVVAAGEEWKLRVDSVTDANGVSAVSGAFSGPDPATVDLVGAGVRVRVDPDRRLDIKRNHTATHLLHAALRETLGEHVAQKGSLVAPDRLRFDFSHPAPLAAEELALIEHAVNERIWAGNPVETELRPLHEARASGAMALFGEKYGEVVRVVEIRGVSIELCGGTHVANTGEIGLFRIVSESGVGAGLRRIEALTGRGAFAFLSEREAALLSVSEALRTSPANLTGRVESLIRERKELGELLAELRASGGGAREAVRKELVTGNGKAFVYAGVELPCHTPADARSWGDRFLGMIGSGIAVLAAELPGGRRSLFTFVSGDLVGEGLHAGEVVREVAALTGGRGGGRPHMAQGGVGDPDQVGDALRAGEKIVLAKLEAGAGE; translated from the coding sequence GTGAAGAGCGCCGCCGCAGCTGCCGTGCGCTCCGCCTTCCTGGAATACTTCGTCGAGCGCGGTCACACCGCGCGCCCGTCGTCGTCGCTCGTCCCCGCCGACGACCCGACCCTCATCTTCACGAACGCGGGCATGGTCCAGTTCAAGGGGATCTTCCTCGGTGAAGAGAAGGTCGCGTTCGATCGAGCCGTCACCTCTCAGCGCTGCGTTCGCGCCGGGGGTAAGCACAACGATCTGGAGGAGGTGGGACGGACGGCCCGGCATCACACCTTCTTCGAGATGCTCGGCAACTTTTCGTTCGGGGACTACTTCAAGCGGGAGGCGGTGGGCTACGCCTGGGAGCTGGTCACCGAGGTCTACGGTCTCGATCCGGACCGGCTCTATGCGACCGTGCACCACACCGACGACGAGGCGGCGGACTATTGGTCGAGCCAGGCCGGCATCCCTCCGGAGCGCGTGCATCGGCTGGGCGACAAGGACAATTTCTGGCAGATGGCCGACACCGGGCCCTGCGGCCCCTGCTCCGAGCTGCACTACGACCTGCGCGGCAGCAGCGCCCCTCCGCCCTCGAGCACGGAGGAGTTCGTCACGCTCAACGACGCCGGGACGATTCTCGAACTCTGGAATCTGGTCTTCATGCAGTACGACCGGAGCCGGACGGGCGAGCTCGCGCCTCTGCCGGCGCAGTCGGTCGATACCGGCGCCGGACTGGAACGATTCGCGGCGGTCCTCCAAGGTGCGGACTCGAATTTCCACACCGATCTCTTCGCTCCGCTGCTCGCCCGCATCAGCGATCTCGTGGGTCGCGGCTACCGGAAGACGGACCCGGAGAGCGCGAGCTTTCGGGTAATCGCTGACCATGCTCGCGCCGTGGCGTTCCTGCTTGCCGACGGCGTCGTCTTCCGGAACGAGGGCAGGGGTTACGTGCTCAGGCGCATCCTCAGGAGGGCGGTACGCCACGCCTGGCTCCTCGGTCGTCGCGAGGCCACGCTCGCACCGGTGGTGGGCAGGGTGGTGGACACCATGGCCGAAGCCTTTCCGGAGCTCGACGGACGCCGGGGCGAGCTGGTGCGAGCCACCGAGCTGGAGGAGGAACGCTTCCTCGCTACCATCGAAGGCGGGATCGGAAGGCTCTCCGACCTGATGGCCGGGTCGTCGGGCACGATTTCCGGCTCCGACGCCTTCAAGCTCTACGACACCTACGGTTTCCCCATCGACTTGACGCGCATCATGGCGGCCGAGGGTGGTTACGGCGTCGACGAGGCGGGCTTCCGGGTCGCGCTCGAAGCTCAGCGGGAGCGGTCGCGATTGAGCCGGGCGAGTGCGGCGGACGCCGTCCGCCACGACTGGTCGCCGGCTCTCGACCGCGTGGACTCCGAGGCTCAAAGCTTCGTTGGCTACGAGGTCACCGAAGCCGATACCGAGGTGGTCGCCGCGAGCCTCTCCGAGGACCGCGTCTCGCTGATTCTGGCTGCCAACCCCTTCTATCGCGAGGCGGGCGGCCAGGTATCGGATACCGGCGTCGTGGCCGCCGGCGAAGAATGGAAGCTGCGGGTGGACTCGGTCACCGACGCCAACGGGGTGAGCGCGGTCTCGGGTGCGTTCTCGGGTCCGGACCCCGCTACCGTCGACCTGGTGGGGGCCGGAGTGCGGGTCCGGGTGGATCCCGATCGTCGCCTCGACATCAAACGCAACCATACCGCCACCCACCTGCTTCACGCCGCGCTCCGCGAGACGTTGGGGGAGCATGTCGCCCAGAAGGGATCGCTCGTGGCTCCGGACCGGCTTCGCTTCGATTTCTCTCACCCGGCGCCGCTCGCCGCAGAGGAACTCGCGTTGATCGAGCATGCCGTCAACGAGCGCATCTGGGCCGGCAACCCCGTCGAGACCGAGCTCCGCCCCCTCCACGAAGCCAGAGCCTCCGGCGCCATGGCGCTTTTCGGCGAAAAGTACGGCGAAGTGGTGCGCGTTGTCGAGATTCGGGGGGTGAGCATCGAGCTCTGCGGCGGCACCCATGTGGCCAATACCGGAGAGATCGGCCTCTTCCGCATCGTATCCGAGTCGGGCGTGGGCGCCGGACTGCGTCGGATCGAGGCGTTGACCGGACGAGGCGCCTTCGCCTTTCTGAGCGAACGGGAGGCGGCGTTGCTCTCGGTCTCGGAGGCTCTGCGCACATCTCCCGCGAATCTGACCGGGCGCGTCGAGAGTCTTATTCGTGAGCGGAAGGAACTTGGAGAGCTGCTGGCGGAGCTGCGCGCGAGCGGCGGAGGCGCGCGAGAGGCGGTGAGGAAGGAGCTGGTCACCGGGAACGGCAAGGCGTTCGTCTACGCCGGGGTCGAGCTGCCTTGCCACACGCCGGCCGACGCCCGCTCATGGGGAGACCGCTTCCTAGGCATGATCGGGTCCGGCATCGCGGTTCTAGCCGCCGAGCTTCCCGGGGGCAGGCGTTCGCTCTTCACGTTCGTTTCGGGAGATTTGGTGGGAGAAGGGCTTCACGCTGGAGAAGTGGTCCGCGAGGTCGCCGCCCTGACCGGTGGACGAGGAGGTGGCAGACCGCACATGGCGCAAGGCGGAGTCGGCGATCCCGATCAGGTTGGGGATGCCCTGAGAGCGGGCGAGAAGATCGTGCTCGC
- the recA gene encoding recombinase RecA, producing MAARKTTNRPVPQRQAKDRQRALDTALTQIERAHGRGAIMRMGEGAEMVSVQTIGTGSLSLDAAIGIGGLPKGRISEIYGPESSGKTTICLHVVANAQEDGGVAAIIDAEHALDVGYAKRLGVNIDNLLVAQPDTGEQALEIAEVLIRSGAVDVVVIDSVAALVPRAEIEGEMGDSHVGLQARLMSQALRKLTGAVSRSNTAIIFTNQIREKVGVMFGSPETTSGGRALKFYASVRLDIRRIGAIKDGQDVVGNRTRVKVVKNKCAPPFRQAEFDIIYNEGVSHLGLLVDLGVEHEIVRKSGSWYSYGELRLGQGKENTKGFLAENADVLEEIEARVRAALGLSPPQAPETERGDA from the coding sequence GTGGCAGCGAGGAAAACCACAAACAGGCCGGTCCCTCAACGACAGGCGAAGGACCGGCAGCGGGCGCTCGACACCGCCCTCACACAGATAGAACGCGCCCACGGCAGGGGCGCCATTATGCGGATGGGAGAGGGGGCCGAAATGGTCTCCGTACAGACCATCGGCACCGGTTCGCTATCGCTCGACGCCGCCATCGGCATCGGCGGTCTTCCCAAGGGCCGGATCAGCGAGATCTACGGACCCGAGTCGTCGGGCAAGACCACCATCTGCCTGCACGTCGTCGCCAACGCACAAGAAGATGGAGGAGTCGCCGCGATTATCGATGCCGAGCACGCGCTCGACGTCGGCTACGCGAAGCGTCTGGGCGTGAATATCGACAACCTGCTGGTCGCTCAACCCGACACCGGCGAGCAGGCCCTCGAGATCGCGGAGGTGCTCATCCGCAGCGGGGCTGTCGACGTGGTCGTCATCGATTCGGTGGCGGCGCTCGTACCCAGGGCGGAGATCGAGGGCGAGATGGGCGATTCGCACGTGGGCCTCCAGGCCCGGCTGATGAGCCAGGCGCTCCGCAAGCTCACCGGCGCGGTCAGCCGTTCCAACACCGCCATCATCTTCACAAACCAGATCCGAGAGAAGGTGGGGGTGATGTTCGGGAGCCCGGAGACCACTTCCGGTGGACGGGCGCTCAAATTCTACGCTTCGGTGCGACTCGACATCCGGCGCATCGGCGCCATCAAGGACGGCCAGGACGTGGTCGGCAACCGTACTCGGGTGAAGGTTGTGAAGAACAAGTGCGCTCCGCCCTTCCGGCAGGCCGAATTCGACATCATCTACAACGAGGGCGTGAGCCATCTCGGCCTGCTGGTGGATCTGGGCGTCGAGCACGAAATCGTCCGGAAATCAGGCTCCTGGTATTCCTACGGCGAGCTTCGGCTAGGGCAGGGGAAGGAGAATACGAAGGGTTTCCTCGCGGAGAACGCCGACGTGCTCGAAGAGATCGAGGCCCGAGTGAGGGCCGCCCTGGGTCTCTCCCCGCCGCAGGCGCCGGAAACCGAGCGCGGGGACGCCTAG
- a CDS encoding MiaB/RimO family radical SAM methylthiotransferase: MARTIGGPSPRRGSDLPRAYVETYGCQMNIADGELMQGILDGAGYRIASSPEEADVILVNTCAIRENAERRVIGRVGQLSGLKRAKPDLVLGVTGCMAQRMGEELLAKASAVDLVMGPDGYRSLPEKLAALREGGSPEGEPAGASSAGTASGDSCSSGFRTAVPGNGRRRGLQLAVLDLDLDENYAGLETRRSEGPSAWVPIQRGCNHRCTFCIVPYVRGSEKNRDPAEIIAEIRRLAAAGVSEVTLLGQTVNSYGRGEWGFPRLLRSVARIDGIRRVRFTSPHPNDLSEELVEVMATEPSVCEQLHLPVQSGSDRVLRRMLRRYTVESFMAKVELARSAIDDLALSTDVIVAFPDETEEEFEATLDLMRDVRFDDAFTYKYSPRPGTPATRLPAGQFIGPEIGSRRLSELIDVTREIQAEINRDEVGRVEEVLVEREARYPGQLLGRTRRNKVVAFASDRLRPGDYARVKLDSTTGATFAGHESPFADELLAHAAG, from the coding sequence CCTACGGTTGCCAGATGAACATCGCCGACGGCGAGCTCATGCAGGGGATCCTCGACGGAGCCGGGTACCGTATCGCTTCGTCGCCTGAAGAGGCCGACGTCATCCTGGTCAACACCTGCGCCATCCGAGAGAACGCCGAGCGGCGGGTGATCGGCAGGGTAGGACAGCTCTCCGGGCTGAAGCGCGCGAAGCCCGATCTGGTCCTCGGTGTCACCGGTTGCATGGCGCAGCGCATGGGCGAGGAGCTGCTCGCCAAGGCGTCCGCGGTCGATCTCGTGATGGGACCCGACGGCTATCGCTCCCTGCCGGAGAAGCTGGCCGCTCTGCGGGAGGGAGGGAGCCCCGAGGGCGAGCCCGCCGGCGCCTCGTCCGCCGGGACCGCATCCGGCGACTCCTGCTCCTCCGGCTTCCGGACCGCCGTCCCCGGCAACGGCCGTCGCCGCGGCCTGCAGCTGGCGGTGCTCGATCTCGATCTCGACGAGAACTACGCCGGCCTCGAGACGAGAAGGAGCGAAGGTCCGTCCGCCTGGGTTCCCATCCAGCGGGGATGCAACCACCGATGCACGTTCTGCATCGTTCCCTACGTGCGCGGCTCGGAAAAGAACCGCGATCCCGCCGAGATCATCGCCGAGATCAGGCGGCTTGCCGCCGCCGGAGTCAGCGAGGTCACGCTTCTGGGCCAGACGGTGAACTCCTACGGTCGGGGAGAATGGGGATTCCCGCGCCTTCTCCGCAGCGTCGCGCGCATAGACGGGATCCGGCGGGTGCGCTTCACCTCGCCCCACCCGAACGATCTCTCGGAAGAGCTGGTCGAGGTGATGGCCACCGAGCCGAGCGTATGCGAGCAGCTCCACCTGCCCGTCCAGTCGGGATCGGATCGGGTGCTCAGGCGCATGCTCCGCCGATATACCGTCGAGAGCTTCATGGCGAAGGTCGAGCTCGCCCGGTCGGCCATCGACGACCTGGCTCTCTCCACCGACGTAATCGTCGCCTTCCCGGACGAGACCGAAGAGGAGTTCGAGGCCACGCTCGATCTCATGCGCGACGTCCGCTTCGACGACGCCTTCACCTACAAATATTCGCCGCGCCCGGGGACTCCGGCCACGCGCCTTCCCGCAGGCCAGTTCATCGGTCCTGAGATCGGGTCCAGGCGCTTGAGCGAGCTGATCGACGTCACCCGCGAGATCCAGGCCGAGATCAACCGCGACGAGGTGGGCCGAGTGGAGGAGGTGCTCGTGGAGCGCGAGGCCAGATACCCAGGCCAGCTCCTCGGTCGGACGCGGAGGAACAAGGTAGTGGCCTTCGCGTCCGACCGTCTTCGACCCGGCGACTACGCCCGGGTGAAGCTCGATTCCACGACCGGCGCGACCTTCGCCGGGCATGAGAGCCCCTTTGCTGACGAACTGCTCGCTCACGCGGCCGGATGA
- a CDS encoding heme exporter protein CcmB, protein MRRTSPTAAHLEFLTQVLAIAAKDLSIERRSRERVLAAAAFSALVVLLFALAFDRTGAGSRELAAPVIWMTLVFGGLLAVARTFHLEREDDALTGLLQSPAPRDAIYLGKTLANAVVVFPLTTLVLVAFALLFGTGFPTPPAFGLTLVALSLGALAFVAHGTLLAVISTGARSGDALLLVLVLPLAVPVVIFGVDAVSASLAGRLAEAVPAIRWLGGFALVSLFSGAVLFRYLVEE, encoded by the coding sequence GTGCGAAGGACGTCCCCCACCGCAGCCCACTTGGAATTCCTGACCCAGGTACTCGCCATCGCCGCCAAGGACCTCTCCATCGAGCGGCGGAGCCGGGAGCGCGTCCTCGCCGCGGCAGCCTTCTCGGCGCTCGTCGTCCTCCTTTTCGCCCTGGCCTTCGACAGGACCGGGGCCGGAAGCAGGGAGCTGGCCGCGCCGGTAATCTGGATGACGCTCGTCTTCGGCGGCCTCCTCGCGGTGGCCCGCACCTTCCATCTGGAGCGCGAGGACGACGCCCTGACCGGACTCCTCCAGAGTCCGGCTCCCCGGGACGCCATCTACCTCGGCAAGACGCTCGCCAACGCCGTAGTGGTCTTCCCGCTCACGACGCTCGTGCTGGTGGCGTTCGCACTGCTCTTCGGCACGGGATTCCCAACGCCTCCCGCCTTCGGACTGACGCTCGTCGCGCTCTCGCTCGGCGCTCTGGCATTCGTCGCGCACGGCACCCTGCTCGCGGTGATTTCGACGGGGGCGAGATCGGGGGACGCGCTCCTTCTCGTTCTAGTGCTCCCGCTCGCCGTGCCGGTTGTAATTTTCGGGGTGGACGCGGTGTCCGCGTCCCTGGCCGGCCGACTCGCGGAGGCGGTGCCGGCGATCCGCTGGCTCGGGGGGTTCGCTCTGGTGTCGCTTTTTTCGGGGGCCGTGCTCTTCCGTTACCTGGTTGAGGAGTAA
- a CDS encoding DNA internalization-related competence protein ComEC/Rec2, whose translation MPPVAHVALAFAIGIAFSDIGALKSAAPLLLAAVLLTPIRPLRRVGPGSMLWLLIVLAGLLSGTWARASPPCGGGSETVVGRLLAMPGEGSTSFFVERVGNGAGHGTGPGSADESRTRGATACEIRVYFGEAALGDLARLDVSAGEPVVLGGEWREGRAGPWFRAGAAAAAPAGSGRSASPRWALVRWRASLTDRLGELFGERGGLASALVLARREGLDPALRQAFADAGLAHLLAISGFHTGLVYGILRVLLGLIGLGRRRARIAAALATWAYVGFIGFPDAASRAAVIVTFLALAHSLGRPQARWGGLGGAALILLLLDPTRLWSAGFQLSFAGAAGLLAWTRPLENLFERWSSGRFRLPRSAVSAFSASLAATAATTPIVVWHFEQVALLGVPNTLALTPLVAIGVPGILFSLALDILSPEAAQVFAGGVELMLLALQRAVEATSSLSWASAWTPAATVSASATGVAAGALLARLIRARSRTRRILLAFWTLVGLLVWPLTLAWSGRGTLSMHFLDVGQGDAVAVRTPGKRWLLFDTGPPKRDENRPHAVIRQLRELGARRLDALILTHPDLDHIGGAAELLRDVDVVEVLDPALPAARPAYIELLEIAEARGIPWRQALKGESWSMDGVDFHVLWPDPDSEFVDANTSSVVVLASFGELDLLLTGDAPDEVELDILPDILARTRTLEILKVGHHGSRTSTAPDLARRLPPQVAVVSLGRYNRFGHPDPGVVRRLEAEGARIYRTDRDGSVTVIGRDDGSFRVRIGR comes from the coding sequence ATGCCGCCGGTCGCCCACGTCGCACTGGCCTTTGCGATCGGCATCGCCTTCTCGGACATCGGCGCGCTCAAATCCGCCGCGCCGCTCCTGCTCGCCGCTGTTCTGCTGACGCCCATCCGGCCATTGCGACGCGTGGGTCCGGGTTCCATGCTCTGGCTTCTCATAGTCCTAGCGGGCCTGCTCTCCGGGACGTGGGCGCGGGCTTCGCCTCCATGCGGCGGTGGGAGCGAAACCGTGGTCGGTCGGCTGTTGGCGATGCCGGGGGAGGGATCGACGTCCTTCTTCGTGGAGCGAGTCGGGAACGGAGCGGGACACGGTACCGGACCCGGTTCTGCGGACGAGTCGCGGACCCGAGGGGCCACCGCCTGCGAGATCCGGGTCTACTTCGGCGAGGCCGCCCTCGGCGACCTCGCCCGCCTGGATGTGAGCGCCGGCGAACCGGTCGTGCTCGGCGGCGAGTGGCGGGAGGGGCGCGCGGGTCCCTGGTTCAGGGCGGGCGCGGCGGCCGCCGCGCCTGCGGGTTCGGGCCGGTCGGCTTCGCCGCGCTGGGCCCTCGTGCGCTGGCGCGCCTCGCTCACCGACCGGCTCGGAGAGCTCTTCGGTGAGCGAGGCGGTCTCGCGTCGGCGCTGGTGCTCGCAAGGCGGGAAGGGCTCGATCCGGCCCTGCGCCAAGCGTTCGCCGATGCCGGACTCGCCCACCTGCTCGCCATCTCCGGTTTCCACACCGGACTAGTCTACGGCATCCTCCGGGTCCTCCTCGGCCTGATCGGCCTCGGCCGCCGTCGAGCCCGGATCGCCGCCGCTCTCGCCACCTGGGCCTACGTCGGCTTCATAGGCTTCCCCGACGCCGCCTCGCGCGCTGCGGTGATCGTCACCTTTCTGGCTCTGGCTCACTCGCTCGGCAGGCCGCAGGCGCGCTGGGGCGGCCTCGGCGGCGCGGCGCTCATACTGCTCCTCCTCGACCCGACCCGGCTCTGGAGCGCGGGCTTCCAGCTCTCCTTCGCCGGCGCCGCCGGCCTCCTCGCCTGGACCCGCCCGCTCGAGAACCTCTTCGAACGCTGGAGCAGCGGCCGCTTCCGCCTCCCACGCTCGGCGGTCTCGGCATTTTCGGCCAGCCTGGCAGCCACGGCGGCGACCACCCCCATCGTGGTATGGCACTTCGAGCAGGTCGCCCTGCTCGGCGTGCCCAACACATTGGCCTTGACGCCCCTGGTCGCGATAGGCGTTCCGGGTATCCTCTTCTCGCTTGCCCTCGACATCTTGTCGCCGGAAGCCGCTCAGGTCTTCGCCGGCGGGGTCGAACTCATGCTCCTCGCCCTCCAGCGAGCGGTCGAGGCGACCAGCTCCCTCTCCTGGGCAAGCGCGTGGACACCGGCGGCCACCGTCTCGGCCAGCGCGACCGGCGTCGCCGCCGGGGCGCTGCTGGCTCGCCTGATTCGGGCACGATCTCGAACCCGGCGCATCCTCCTCGCCTTCTGGACGCTGGTCGGCCTCCTCGTCTGGCCGCTGACACTCGCCTGGAGCGGAAGGGGGACGCTCAGCATGCACTTCCTCGATGTCGGCCAGGGCGACGCCGTGGCCGTCCGCACCCCAGGGAAACGCTGGCTGCTCTTCGACACCGGACCGCCCAAGCGCGACGAAAACCGTCCGCACGCGGTGATCCGACAGCTTCGCGAACTCGGTGCGCGTCGTCTGGACGCGCTCATCCTGACCCACCCCGATCTCGATCACATCGGGGGCGCGGCCGAGCTGCTTCGCGACGTCGACGTGGTCGAAGTGCTGGACCCCGCCCTTCCCGCTGCGCGTCCTGCCTACATCGAGCTTCTGGAGATCGCCGAAGCCCGGGGGATACCTTGGCGACAAGCCCTCAAAGGCGAGAGCTGGAGCATGGACGGAGTGGATTTCCACGTCCTCTGGCCCGACCCCGACTCCGAATTCGTGGACGCCAACACCTCCTCCGTCGTCGTGCTCGCGAGCTTCGGCGAACTCGATCTTCTCCTCACCGGAGACGCGCCCGACGAGGTCGAGCTCGACATCCTGCCCGACATACTCGCGCGAACTCGCACCCTCGAGATCCTCAAGGTCGGCCACCACGGCAGCCGGACCTCGACGGCCCCCGACCTCGCGCGCCGGCTACCGCCCCAAGTCGCCGTCGTCTCGCTCGGACGCTACAATCGCTTCGGGCACCCCGACCCCGGCGTCGTGAGGCGTCTGGAGGCGGAAGGAGCTCGGATCTACCGAACCGATCGCGACGGAAGCGTGACGGTGATCGGCAGGGACGACGGCAGCTTCCGGGTGAGGATCGGGCGTTGA
- the ccsA gene encoding cytochrome c biogenesis protein CcsA: MKGLTRSAGALTLLGMAGLGLTYALAFFWVSTDLDQGVVQRIFYIHVPAAWTAFLAFGLAAVLSGVYLWLRDPRIDRAAFTAVEGGMIFATVMLVSGPLWAKIAWGTYWTWEPRLTFTLILWFIFLGYLLVRRSTANPEKGMRYAAVIAIIGALDIPFIHVSVQVFRSLHPQAVVMQSDGRPDLPSDMLTLLGVSLLAFTFLFLGLWIANYVAVTRASATTNSTPD, translated from the coding sequence GTGAAAGGGCTGACCCGGTCCGCCGGGGCACTGACCCTTTTGGGGATGGCCGGGCTCGGGCTCACCTACGCGCTCGCCTTCTTCTGGGTCTCCACGGATCTGGACCAGGGCGTGGTCCAGCGCATCTTCTATATTCATGTGCCTGCGGCATGGACCGCGTTTCTGGCCTTCGGCCTCGCGGCCGTCCTGAGCGGAGTCTACCTCTGGCTTCGAGACCCGCGCATCGACCGCGCCGCCTTCACGGCCGTCGAGGGAGGGATGATATTCGCGACCGTCATGCTCGTCAGCGGCCCGCTATGGGCGAAGATCGCCTGGGGCACCTACTGGACCTGGGAACCTCGGCTGACCTTCACCCTCATCCTCTGGTTCATCTTCCTCGGCTACCTCCTCGTGCGACGCTCGACGGCGAATCCTGAAAAAGGCATGCGCTACGCCGCGGTCATCGCCATCATCGGTGCGCTGGACATTCCGTTCATCCATGTGAGCGTGCAGGTGTTCCGCTCGCTCCACCCGCAGGCGGTGGTGATGCAGAGCGACGGACGCCCGGACCTGCCCTCCGACATGCTGACGCTGCTGGGCGTGTCGCTGCTCGCCTTCACCTTTCTCTTCCTCGGACTCTGGATCGCCAACTACGTCGCCGTCACGCGAGCGAGCGCGACGACGAATTCGACGCCGGACTGA